In Miscanthus floridulus cultivar M001 chromosome 19, ASM1932011v1, whole genome shotgun sequence, the DNA window CCCAGGGATGAGGTCAATCTGGTGTTCAATCCCTCGAATTGTTGGCAGCCCCGGTGGTACCTCCTTTGGAAAAACATcagcatactcctgcaaaagattagtgacagcaggaggcaaagaaatagatgtatcttcgagtgaaaataaagtttctttgcaaaccaaagcatagcaaacagtagtactagcatcaatctcatccaaatcagatttggtggcaaagtaacaagagcctttcagcttgatctcatttttattatgatgaacagatttgctagacttcttcttatgtttctcaagttcattagcgacaatctgattttcactagcaacagcctgattcttaagtttgctagatctagcaagttcatctcttagaatagactcaggggacatggggtgcaacacaatcttcttgtcattttgcacaaaagagtattgatttgttttaccagagtgcaaggaatctttatcaaactgccatggtctacctaacaacatagagcatgcttgcataggcacaacatcgcagtcaatggaatcatgataagaaccgatggcaaactctacccttaccaatcgggttaccttcaccttgccgctgctgttaagccactgaatgtagtaaggctgcgggtgtggttttgtgctcaatgaaagcttctccaccatttcagcacttgccaagttgttgcagcttcctccatctatgatcacacggcaagagcgttccttgatcacacacttggtttgaaacaaagtgtggcgctgattttgttcagccctctccatttgggcacttagcacccgctgcaccacgaggctctcatagtgctcagcagcttcagccccaatgtgctcttcgtcttgttggaaatcatctcctttcgctacattgttagcagcaagcaaagcatatgtttcttcatcaaaatcactagcagaggaataccCACCATCAGCTCGCACAACCATCACACGTGTGCTTGGGCAGTCCTTGCGTACGTGGCCATATCCTTTGCAGTGTAGGCACTGAATATCCCTTGTTCTCCCCGTGGATACCACCGAGGATGAACTCTTGGCAGATGTAGCCGTTGCTCCTCTAGTTGGTTCACTTGGGCATGGTACAGAATTTGTTGTAGAGCAGCGTGGCTTGATGGTCGAGGAAGATTGTGGGGGTGCACGCGTTGACGGTGCAGCAGCATTGGAGAGTGTCCACGGGCTAGCACGACCTGCAGGAATGTTAGCCCTCATGCTagctcgtcgtccctgcacttctcgttcagctttacaagcaaggtgaaataaacgattgacagaattatattccttataagctagaatgtcctgaatctcccggttcagcccacccataaatctagctatggcaccatcctcattttcctctagcccgcaacgaagcatacccatttgtagctcttgatagtactcttctatagatttggatccttgcctcaattgttgcaacttatgtaaaagatcacgggcataataagaaggaacaaatctggcccgcatgacccgtttcaaagcatcccaagttggtgtgttatttgggttcttacgatggtattcagaccaccaaacagaggcaaagtcagtaaactcactagttgcagccctaacatgtttgtcctcagggaaatcatggcAAGTAAATTTCTGATCAACAGCTAATTCCCAACTAAGGTACATATCAGGATTATACCTCCCATCAAAAGCAGGTATGGTGAATTTAATCTTGCCAAATGAGTCATCGGCACGTACCTCTTGCCGTGGTCGGCGAGGACCTGTCTCATGGCGGCGGCGATGTTGTTCGATGCGTCGATGACCATTCAGCTCCTCATCAAGCTCAGTGTCCGCTGtatattcttcttcatcatgaccagcagcaCTGCCCATGGTGTTGTTGTTGTATCACAGCGATTCTGTTCCATCCTCTCCAATCGCTCCAAGACACCTACAAGAGATGTATTAACAGAACCAAGAGTGCCttccaaggaagccaacttggtgttggtctcaatctgagccgtctccaattgaccaaggcgctcattggtgacacgaacatcctcatcaaggtgttcagcatggagcctcactttgcgttcaaagtgttgcagcaaggcttttgatcgaggtgattgtggaggggtcctttcaccttctcctgccatggttagtatgtagcaagggaatcacaagaaaatatgtcctaccaactaactgaattaggtggcaacaattttcattctctcagcatgtgcaaccgagttcttacatgtccttaccttgctatgcagatggtgttggcgatgacaagaacaacacaagtagtagcaagtagaaccctgtgatgttgtagataatttgtggagctgtaggtggctTAAAAAATCAAGGTACAGCTGGAACCACGTTAGTCAATGCAAGTTGAATAAGTGTTCAAAGATAGTAtcgtgctggtcctaggctaacccgtgctagagacgcgagcctagacacaaatgttgtcaccggacagtagcaaacaatggaaatgatgagagtaaatagcatcaacttaacccttcttttttctttctttctttctttctttcctccttttcctttcttttttcttttctattttcttttcttttcttttcttttcttttcttttcttttcttttcttttcgacaagtagcacaaactgaacttttgcaatatgattataacaagaatgcagcaagtagcatagactttcttttactagggataaggattgcaacaagtagtacaaatatgcaatttgaactctcttattttcagaactgagtgtactcagatttgcaccaaaaggataggtgcataaggtagtgtttgtgtaggcgcggctgaaggtgatggtggtgagggtTTTAGCGAAAAGGTGGAGAGAGCAGCGGtgcttttggtggtggtggtggtggtattggtggagattgcagcggctgaagtggggggaaaggcaacagcggattgtgtggtgactaaaacgtgacaagaactcgaaactctaaaggattaGAACCTAAGAACCAGCACTTGACACCATGATGTAAAgcacaaactcaacaagcaaagaactaagcagatcagcaaggctcaaacttgtgtttggaatttcagttctatcctatttttatatttctggactataggtaaagtaatgaatggtaaatcactcaccaaagaaccttgctctgattaccacatgatgggacaaggggttgttcctgatcttttggtgagtgtggataaactcgatttggggtggattcgacgttggctgtccgactacaacgaccacaaggatgctgcgccttagcaacaggtacaaccggctccgattgtgatgttcttgccgtgccaagaacaccaagaacctgcaagcaaccgagaacaagcaagaacaagatgaacaagcaaataactcacggatttaagccaaaggctgaatctgaatcacaagttggggtcttgaaacaagcaaatcgggtggtctagccgacacacacgtttacaaggaagaagcagcagctatcttgcatctaaacaaaacccaccctcattctgatggctgctggctctatttataaggaggagagcacaagggggagtgggaaaccctaatctgggcgtcCCTCAAAGGGCTGTAGTCAGTACAAGGCCCAAGCCCAAGCTGTAGGTCTCTGCCTCCTTTGGCTTGCTGCGCACAGCttcggtagattctgatagtggggttggacccatttgaaagaggacgacgcgctctttccaacaagtaaaaaaccagcttcattggatctcgtatcaaggagttatggtacttttgatggagtgtcCCCTGCTGTCTTGAGATGAGTTGcgcgccccattaatgatgattcccacttgttcggctgctccatcctcatcatggggtctaaacatgaggcaatggagtcttgaccaacattcctaagaataagacaatcatcaccatgatttagtagcatccaattctgagacgagtttgtatgaacagcgaggaacgactttacctgataattaagttgtcgtgctcgagctcttgtcatcggaccttattgtgcagcaggtgtggttgtatccatggaagggatgtcctcattagcatgctagcaccaccaaaagaagctgacgtcaagcaaattgacctaggcaccggtgatccctcaaaaacggcaaccatcagcgcccacctatcggcaaaataggaactcacgctcaccaactttcttcagaacaacaaggatatcttcgcttggaagccggccgacatgccaggggtcccaatagagttggctgagcacagaattgatatcaatgaaggctccaagcctgtgaagcaacgactacgacgattctcaccagataaagaaggcagcaattaaaaaagaaatcacaaaactaatggcagccgaattcatcagagaaatcctccatccagattggctagcaaacctagttctggtATAGAAAAATAATACAGACgggtggcgcatgtgtgtcgactacacatacctcaacaaacattgcctaaaagatccgttcgggctaccacgcattgatcagatagttgattcaacagcaggatctgccctattatccttccttgattgctatttaggatatcaccaaatcgcattaaaagaacaagaccagaagCAAgatatctttcatcactccattcggtgcctactgctacaaaaccatgtcatttggactcaagaatactggtgccacttaccaaagagctatccaaacatgcctcggtgatcagatcaacgaaaacgtagaagcatacgtggatgacatagtagtaaaaacaaagaacccggatacactcattgaagacttaaaagcaaaccttcaaaaacctaaaaaaatggaggtggaaattgaattcaaacaagtgtgtattcggagttcctttaggacaactactcagattcttggttagtcatcgcggaatcgaagtaAGCACCAACCAGATTCGAGCCATAACaaagatgggccctcctcaaagtgtcaaagatgtgcagaaactaacaggctacatggcggccctcaatcgcttcatatcaagactaggcaaaaaagggttacctttctttaaattgccaaagaagatagacaagttcgagtggacagaagaagccaacgaggctttcaagaagctcaaggcatatctcacatcctcacccgttctcacacctccaaagaaatacgaagacatgatgctgtacattgcggcaacttctactgtgatcagcacagcgattgtcgtagaaagagaagaagaagggcgtgtatataaagtgcaatgccccatatactacattagtgaagtactgtcagaatcaaaaaacCAGTactcgcatgtgcaaaaactactctacgccctcctaatcacttcacgcaagcttcgtcactattttgaaagccacaagattaccgtggtgacatatttcccactcggagacatcctacacaacagagatgcaacggggtgcatatctaagtggacagttgaacttggtgctctcaatatcgatttcaccccacagaaggcaattaaatctcaagccctggctgattttgttgctaaatggatagaaattcaacaacctgtgtcaagtaccatccttgatcattggaagatgtactttgatggatcactcaagctaggcggagccggtgcaggcgtcctcctaatttctccagacagaaagcaactcaagtacgtccttcagatgttatggcaagctacaaacaatgaagcagaatacgaagccctcatccacgggctacgagtggcaattaccctcgaaatcagcagtggtaatcaatcaagtcaacaaagattgggactgcaccaaagaaaacatgggtgcttactgtgctaaaatacgaaagcttgaaaaacattttcaaggattagaaattctacacgtcctgcgcaattctaatattgtggcagatgtcctcgccaagcttggatcagacagggcgaaggtcccacccggtgtattcatagaggagttatcagctccctctatcaaacagcccaatgagataacccctaaaatctcagccaaaggcacctagattttggtaatcaccacttcatggacccaggtttttattgattacatcaaagagaataagttgccagcgtaaaaagaagaagctacccgagttgttcgcagaagcaagaattatgtcctagtaggagacaagctctatagaagggccgcatcattaggagtactcctaaaatgcgtctcatttgaagagggcaaagagatcctagacaaaatacactcaggttgctgtggaaatgacaccgcttcaagaacactagtcggcaaagcatttcgcaccggttactactggccaaccgctttgaaagacgcagaagaactcgttagaagatgcaaaggttgttaaatgtttgcaagacaagctcatgtgccagctcacaacctcatctgtaTCCCACctacttggcctttctcctgctaggggctggatcaagtaggacctctcaagaaagcaaaaggcgacttcgagtacatcttcgtagcaattgacaagttcaccaagtggattgaattcaaaccactcgcaaaatacaatgcagccaaagcagttgagttcatccaagacattatgcaccgctttggcatgcccaatcgaatcatcacggatttgggttctcccttcacagccatagaattccaaagttgggcatcagactgcggcttcagaatagattacgcatcagtcgcacatccagaggccaacggataggtcgaaagggcaaatggactcatactagctggattaaaaccaagattgtatgaagaactagtagactatggatcaaaatggattgaggaattacccaaggtcgtatgggggctacagactcaaataagcagagccaccggatactcacctttcttcctagtttatggatcagaagtcgTACTACCTACAGActtgatctagacgtcaccaaggatagaacaatacgacgaaggagaagcagaacacactcgaagattagaactcgacagtatagaagaagtcagagtaaacgctacccttcaatcagcaagatacctccaaggactaagacgccactacaacaagaacacccagtcttgatcattacaagtcggagaccaagtactaagaagaatacaaaaaaccaacggacgccataaactactcagtccatgggaaggtccttttatcatcacaaaagtcaccggacagggcacatacaagttgataactgaagaaggaaaagaagtcaacaatacatggcacatcagtcagctacaaagattctacgcatgaaaacaactcaagggaaaatatatatacaagccacaagagatcaacgttcatgatcaacaaagatagcgctcatcaacaacatatgtaccattgtgacctatcaatattcatgatcaataaagatggttctttctcgacaaacatatggccgagagcaaaagagctgaaaacatgcttgagcccgccgatgagggtagctaataagctaacacccgaaacaaaaagcaaaatggctgaaaagacgcctgagcataccggtcgagagcaaaagagttaaaaacatgcttgagtccaccgatgagggtagctaacaagctaacacccaaaacaaaaagcaaaatggctgaaaagacgcctgagcataccggccaagagaaAAAGAGCTAAacacatgcttgagcccaccgatgagggtagctaataagctaacacctgaaccaaaaagcaaaatggctgaaaagatgcctgagcataccggccgagagcaaaagagctgaaaacatgcttgagcccgccgatgagggtagctaataagctaacacccgaaccaaaaagcaaaatggctaaaaagacgcctaagcataccagccgagagcaaaagagctgaaaacatgcttgagcccaccgatgagggtagctaataagctaactctcgaaccaaaaagcaaaatggctaaaaagacacctgagcataccggccgagagcaaaagagctgaaaagatgcttgagcccgccaatgagggtagctaataagctaacacccgaaccaaaaagcaaaacgacagaaactaagcctgaacataaatcagagcaacttcaagacaagaccctctagctccttgttctaaatagcaagaggctcggtgatgaggacatcaacaccgatcatacatccacgccgtccacgccgacacctgctggtcctattacccgtgctcgtgctcgaatacttaatcatcaagtgagttccttcttgagctcttgtccatcctatttagatcttggagacacgtgcactcttgttttgattaggaatcaaggagaagaccgaaagggaaaaggactcgcgtaggctggattcggactgcagcacacctccaacttgcgacggtcgccacggttacatacggagtcggattggggtgattctggacttgttggaaagctaatgaagtctactttcatatgGATCTGACCttatactcatacctgctcataaacggcgtcaacagcccaaaaatcactgagaggtctattctgtccagggtgctgcgccaccttaagttagcccaatgggcttgtatcgtttagagtccagtagggacgcgtcctagggttggagcacgacccaaactctcttgtggtcgtcctccacacgtcatataccccttagccgccaccaggaacacttgggttttgtttagatcaagtttagcctttgctacttgcttgtaggcgcgcgtgctgatccagccgcccgtctccttgtcttcggaaccccactcaaaataagattcagtttgaggctttcaattccatcttgcaaattcagtgcttgtttccttgttcttgctagttcttcgattgcttgcaggacgggagccctagtggctggttgtcgcgctccacaagatcgtgacggcctttggaggtggtgtatcggttgctaaggcgcggtcttggaaggctgtagtcgggccgtgaacgtcatctccatccaccaaatcgagtgatctcacgcctctcatcgaaagatcgtccataaaccctagcgggttcatatcaattggtaatcagagcaaggtttatcggtgagagacttgtaattcttcgctgtttttatttttcctacagtccaaaaaaaaagccaaaaaatagtagattagtttcctacaatcctatagacctttgggccgtggctagtgctacctagttagggcttgttgagtcgtcggttgcatcggttgtgtcaagttgctggtcttagttttagtcctttagagtttcgagttcttgtcacattctatcacaacacgcgctatcatatagtctctctgttggccgaatccaagtagggtttgaagtttgaatcggacaaggaatcggctgttcctctctattggccgaatccaagtaggttttctagtttgagtcggatcaaggaatcgggtattcctcgctgttggccaaagtccgagtagaattggaagttccaatcggacgAGGAATCAGTTCACAACGTGCTACAAATATCAAACGAAGCACGAAGcaagtattcatatctaaacgagtggcttactctagagagagagagagagagagagagtatctttttttttactggaatacccctgccctttcggaaaaagtgtgtgtgctgagtcactctttgggagtgtcttgttcatataatcagttttgagtgcccctgaaaaaaaaagaaaaaaaaataatattcaaaaaaaaaagaaagaaaaaaaaagagaaagaagcaaaagaaaagaagagaaaggggctgatcttTGAGATTTTTTTCGTTCACTTggggtggtgtgttgtgctctcctttgtgtccaggctcgcgtctctagcatggtctagactaggaccagcacagtaccgccggttgaacgattattcagcttgctttttgtaactaacgtggtgctagttcgttccttgtttcagcccacctatagctccacatattctacagcttgacaggtctcgtgctgcggcaccgatacacttcatccattgctgcagacttgttggtagacgacccctcctgtcgagcaaggtaagaactggtaagaacctgtgtaacaggtggagagtgagcgacttgctgcagctacatcctagtagttgtagggcttttatttcttcacttgtcttcttgttgtctttgtctttgaaccatgccagggaccgacgaagataaccaaattccccattcgcctcgcacaaagggcatcatacaacattttgaaaggaaagtgaagttgcacacagagggacttgataatgacttgcaggtgacaaatgacaaacttgggcagttggaggctacgcagattgtcgcaaacaacaagcttgtaggtttggagcagtccattgctagtgtggacaaaagccttgctgctctgctgaggcgttttgatgacctccacaacaatgataaagaccagcataaagaagaaaagaaggaggaagatcgagaggatggtagttatgatgaagaatacacaggtgatactgaacatgatgatcgagacactcgtgatcgacgtcgcctacgtcacaaccgtagaggtatgggtggccgccgtcgacgcgaggtacacaataatgatgatgctttcagtaagattaaatttaaaatacctccttttgatggtaaatatgaccctgatgcatacattacttgggagattgctgttgatcaaaagtttgcatgccatgaatttcctgagaacacacgtgttagggctgctactagtgagttcacagattttgcttctgtttggtggattgaatatggcaagaaaaatcctaataacatacctaaaacttgggatgcgctgaaacgagccatgagagctagatttgtcccatcttactatgcccgtgatatgataaataagttgcagcaattgagacaaggttctaaaagtgaagaagaatactatcaggaattacaaacgggtatgttgcgttgtaaattagaggaggatgaggaacctgctatggctagatttttaggtgggttaaatcgggaaattcaggatatcctcgcttacaaagagtacaataacgtaaccaaactgtttcatcttgcttgtaaagctgaacgggaagtgcagggacgacgtgctagcgcaaggactaatgtttctgcagggaaagctagttcatggcagccgcgcacgtctacaactccgtctacacgtactcctacgccatcatctagtgataagactcgagctgcccccaccaaCTCAGTAGCGAAGACAGCGCAAAAGCCGGCTACGAGTACTTCATCCAtggcatcgacaggtagaacaagcaacatacaatgtcatcggtgcaagggatatggccatatgatgcgtgattgcccaaacaagcgtgttatgattgtcaaagatgatggtgagtgttcatccgctagtgattttgatgaagatacacttgcattacttgcggctgactatgcaggtagtgaggaacacatagaagaacacattaatgcaggtgacgcagagcactatgagagcttgattgtacagcgagtgcttagtgcacaaatggagaaggcggagcaaaatcagcgacacactttattccaaacaaagtgtgtcatcaaggagcattcgtgccgcatgatcattgatggaggtagctgcaacaacttggcaagtagcgacatggtacagaagctcgccctcaccaccaaaccacacccccatccctactacatacaatggctgaacaacagc includes these proteins:
- the LOC136526095 gene encoding uncharacterized protein, with amino-acid sequence MYLSWELAVDQKFTCHDFPEDKHVRAATSEFTDFASVWWSEYHRKNPNNTPTWDALKRVMRARFVPSYYARDLLHKLQQLRQGSKSIEEYYQELQMGMLRCGLEENEDGAIARFMGGLNREIQDILAYKEYNSVNRLFHLACKAEREVQGRRASMRANIPAGRASPWTLSNAAAPSTRAPPQSSSTIKPRCSTTNSVPCPSEPTRGATATSAKSSSSVVSTGRTRDIQCLHCKGYGHVRKDCPSTRVMVVRADGGYSSASDFDEETYALLAANNVAKGDDFQQDEEHIGAEAAEHYESLVVQRVLSAQMERAEQNQRHTLFQTKCVIKERSCRVIIDGGSCNNLASAEMVEKLSLSTKPHPQPYYIQWLNSSGKVKVTRLVRVEFAIGSYHDSIDCDVVPMQACSMLLGREYADVFPKEVPPGLPTIRGIEHQIDLIPGASLPNRAPYRTNPDETKEIQRQVQELLNKDRVSFLGYVVTPQGIEVDQAKVEAIHSWPVPCTVTQVRSFLGLAGFYRRFVKDFSTIAAPLHELTKKGATFTWAAAQQDAFNTLKDKLTHAPLLQLPDFNKTFELECDASGIGLGGVLLQEGKPVAYFSEKLSGPSLNYSTYDKELLALVRTLETWQHYLWPKEFVIHSDHESLKHIRSQAKLNRRHAKWVEFIESFPYVIKHKKGKENIIADALSRCYNMLSQLDFKIFGLETIKEQYAHDNDFKDVLLNCQEGKTWNRFVLTDGFVFRANKLCIPASSVRLLLLQEVHGGGLMGHFGVKKTVDILAGHFFWPKMRRDVERFVARCTTCQKA